The following are from one region of the Bradyrhizobium sediminis genome:
- a CDS encoding acyl-CoA dehydrogenase family protein, which produces MPQNSSLEVARRVDRWWESAGRDVLTDPFGAMAKAGLFQIGLPGAGAALDSYGAIAAAEQAIAAKTGLLGLASAFAARQMTARFFIAGFADGDQRAAWLPRIAAGEVCTAVAISEPGAGAHPKLLKTTAESRDAGFVISGRKAWVTNGPVADLFLVLAVVAVEDGRKRYGLFMLPKATPGLVIKPMATLDVLAPATHCELELDGCEIPASARVGDMPDAYPAMALPFRDVEDTVGTANVSGLLSWLLERAAARIERTEENALRLGRIAGLVSLVQAASRLAVAALDGDGQDVPARVIGVRLLARDIVGEIRELLALGQPQDEAVAGALAAFDLLASVAREPRKVRQIRLGNSIGSERQ; this is translated from the coding sequence CTCGCCGCGTTGATCGCTGGTGGGAAAGCGCTGGGCGCGACGTCCTGACCGACCCGTTCGGAGCGATGGCGAAGGCTGGCCTGTTTCAGATCGGTCTGCCCGGCGCGGGCGCAGCACTCGACAGCTACGGCGCGATCGCGGCAGCCGAGCAGGCGATTGCCGCGAAAACCGGGCTGTTGGGGCTGGCGAGCGCGTTCGCTGCGCGGCAGATGACGGCGCGATTTTTCATTGCGGGTTTTGCCGATGGCGATCAGCGCGCCGCGTGGCTGCCGCGCATTGCGGCCGGTGAGGTCTGCACGGCGGTCGCGATCTCCGAGCCCGGCGCCGGCGCCCATCCGAAACTGCTGAAGACGACGGCTGAATCCCGTGACGCGGGATTTGTCATCAGCGGCCGCAAGGCCTGGGTCACCAACGGCCCGGTAGCCGATCTGTTTCTGGTGCTGGCGGTGGTCGCGGTCGAGGACGGCCGCAAGCGCTATGGCCTGTTCATGCTGCCGAAGGCGACGCCCGGCCTTGTGATAAAGCCGATGGCGACGCTGGACGTGCTGGCGCCGGCGACCCATTGCGAGTTGGAACTCGACGGATGCGAGATCCCGGCGTCGGCGCGGGTCGGAGATATGCCTGACGCCTATCCGGCGATGGCCTTGCCGTTTCGCGATGTCGAGGACACCGTCGGCACGGCGAATGTTTCGGGGTTGCTGAGCTGGCTGCTGGAAAGGGCCGCGGCGCGGATCGAACGCACGGAAGAGAATGCATTGCGGCTCGGCCGCATCGCCGGTCTGGTGTCGCTGGTGCAGGCGGCGAGCCGGCTCGCGGTGGCGGCGCTCGACGGCGACGGACAGGATGTTCCGGCGCGCGTGATCGGCGTAAGACTGCTGGCTCGCGACATCGTCGGCGAGATCCGCGAATTGCTGGCGCTGGGTCAGCCGCAAGACGAAGCGGTCGCGGGCGCACTTGCCGCGTTCGATCTGTTGGCCTCGGTCGCGCGCGAGCCGCGCAAGGTGCGTCAGATCAGGCTTGGAAATTCCATAGGAAGCGAGAGACAATAA